Genomic segment of Myxococcus stipitatus:
TGCATCCCGTGGTGAGCAAGGCCAGCGACAGCCACAGGGCGTTAGCGGACATGGTCCACCCCCAAGCCGACCGACGCGAAGGCGCCAGGTCGCAACGTCCCTTCAGCGGTGGGGAACAACAGCGTGCCGCCCGTCCCCATCGCGTAGAGGCCGCCCCCCAGGAACCTCCACCGGACTTCCGCCGCTCCGAGGTAGCGCGCTCCGGGCTTCCCCGCTCCAACCGCGAGCCCCTTCAACGCCACCTCCAGGCTGCGCTCGAAGAGCTGCACAGCCACACGCCCGTCAACATCAGCGCGGCCCCATGAGAAGACTTCCGCGCCCATCGAGACGTTCAGGTACTTGTTGGGCCCCCCATAGCTGACGGCATCCCATTCCACGATGGCCTCTCCGAACGCGGAGTAGCCGTCCGGAAAGTGAGCATCCGCGAGCGGCACGCCGTCAGGGCCCGCCGCCTGGAAGCGCGCCAGCTCGTAGTCAGCACCGAAGAAGCCTTGCCGGAAACCTCCCTGCTGGCGCCTCGCCTCCAGCCGAAGCCGCATGTTGAACCTGTCGGTGAGGTAGTCCACCCCGCCGCCCACGACAGCTCCCCACGCGCCGCCCTCACCAGGACGACCGCCCCACCCGGCAAGCAAGTGGGCCTCCAGGTCGGAGCGCGCCACCACTATCGCCATCGCATCCAGGTGCGCGAGCGTCATCGAAGGCGCGTGACCTCCCGCTCGCCCCCAGTCATGGACAGCGGACAAGGCCAGCGTATACCGCCCTCCCTTCTCGGGCTGGCCGAAGATGATGTGCTCTACATCCACGGAGAACTCCGCCCCCACCAACCGCGCCCCCAGCACGTCTGACGCGAAGGCTTGGGTGTAGAGCGGCCCCAACGTGCCGGTGAAGATGCCCCCGGCCGGGTGGTAGTTCGGATTCGTCCGGTTGGAGTAGCGACGGACCAGATGACCCGAGAGGAGCTTGTGTTCCTCCAGCGGGCCGAACCAGACGCCCACGGGCGCGTCGTCCGAACCCAACAAGAGTCCACGAACGAGCTGCCCCCAGTCCGAGAGCGTGTCCCAGTCCTCGCGACGCACGAGCGCCCCGCCGTCGTTCCCGCCCCACATCCGGAAACGAACCGGAGCCCCCAGGTTGAAGCCGAGCTCGGGGCCACCGTCGAGGATGAAGGAGGGTTCAACTTGGATGAAACCTTCGTCATCGCCCACACCAGAGCGAGGAAGAAGCGCCAGCGTCGTGGCCTCCAGGCGCATCCAGTAGTGCCACTCGCGAGCGGCTGGTTCGAGGGGAGGGGCTGACGGAGCTTCCTCGGGACTGGGAGACTCCGAGGCCCATCCCAGCATCGGGAACAGCAACAGCAGCAATGCTGCGACTCCTCTTCGCTTCCTGTGCATACACGTCTCCTGTGCGCGCCCCGGAATGAGGCACGACGAACACACGTCTCCCGGTCGGCCTGGACGACTCGCGCCGCGCCCGTGGTGAATCAGCTGTAGTGAGAGGGGTTGGAGACCGACGTTACGCGGTCGGCTGCTTCGTCAACGTGCGACGGCGTGGGCCTGCACCGGGCTCCGTTGGCACTTCATCGGGAGTGCTCGACGACGGGCGCCGAGTGCCACGGGGCAATGCCGAATCCGTCGAGGGCTCAGAGGAGTGACTCCACATCTCAGTGACGGGGGGCGTGATGCCTCCTTCGTCGCTCGGCAACTCGAACTCCCAGAGTCCCTCGCTGGCCTCTCCGAGCGCGTGCTGGGCCTCCTGCAACGCCTCCTCGCGCGTGTACCCGCCCAGGCGCGCCAACTGCGCGCGCAAGATAAGCTCCACCTCCGCCGCCGTCCCAATGCGCTCGGCGGGGTTGCGGCACACCAGCGAGTGGAGGATGTCCCGGAGCGGCACCGAGAGCCCTTGCGCCGCATGCTCGACATCCTCGGAGCCGTAGGCCATGGCGCACCAGATGGCATCCTCCGCGAACGCGGACAGCTCCGTCACCTCGAAGGCCACCGTGGCCGTGAGCGCGCGTTCCCGTCCCTCCTTCGACAACCGCGCCTCCACCTCGTCAATGCGGACATGCCCCGGGTCGTAGAGGTGTCGCCCCGTGGCGAACTCCAGCAGCGTCAGCCCGAGGGAGAACAGGTCCGCTCGCGCATCCACCACCTCGCCCAGCAACACCTCGGGCGCCGAGTAGAGGACTTCACCTTGTGGGCGAGGCAGGGACGTGGCCAATCGCCCCGAGAGACGAGAGAGCGCCACGCCAAAGTCCGTCAGTCGCACTTCTCCGTGTGGTCCCAAGCGGATGCGCGCGGGGTTCACGTCCCGGTTGACGATGCCGAGCGCGAAGCCCGCATCATCCTTGCGTGAGTGCGCATAGGCCAGGGCCGCCGCGACCTCCGCGCCCACGTAGAGAATGAACGCCTCGGAGAAGGCGCGCCCCCGCGTCTGGGCAACAGCCAGCAGCGTGTTGAGAGACAGCCCTTCGACGTTCTCCATCGCCACACACAGGCCCATCTCCGACTCGAAGAGGCCATGGACACGCGCGATGCTCGGGTGGCGAAGGTACTGCGCCAACCGAACCTCTTCTTCCAGCCGGGCCCGGGTGCGCTGGTACTTCTCCGTCGCGTCCGCCGCTTTCGGCAGGGGCAGGCACTTGAGCACCACGCATTCCCCGAGGCCCTTGGGCGTGCGGGTCTGCGCGAGAAGAATTCGCTCTCCAACGCGGCCCTCCCCCAAGTCCCGGAAGAACTCATAGGAGGTGTCTCCATTGGTGAATAGGACAACGCTCCCGGCAGGCCGAGAGTCACGCGGATTGGACATGGGCTGGAAGCTCCGAGTGCCCGCGCGAGAGGGATTCGCGCAAAGGCAGACTCAAGGTACTGCCAGCCCGTCCTGACTTGAACGACGTAATAGGTCCAACAAAGATCGATTTACTGTTCACTCGGAGTGAATGAAGGGGGCCCATTTTGCAAAGCCCCTTTACGTCCCTAGAGGGAAACTAAGGCCAGCGCTCGACCAGATAGGCTGGAAGACTTCGCCCAACAACCGCCGCCCCTGGACGGGATTCCTCCTCCTTTTCGATGAACCCCCGCTTCCCCAGGACGATGCACACCGGCACGGTCCGGCCATCTGGAAGGTTAGCCTCTGTGTAGCGCCCCACGAGGAACTCCCCGCCCGTCCACAAGTAGCCCGAGAGCAAGGTTCCTTCTGGCAACCCTTGATAGTCACTGAGTTGCACCACTCCAGACACAGGACCATCGGAATAGAGCCCTCGCTCGCCAATCGCGCCGGGTTGCCGCGTGTCCAAGGTCAGCATCACCCTGTCTCCGACCCGCATGCGCAATCCATTCTTGTTGCTCCTGTTGAACATGGTGTCACGAGCCTCGGAGGGGCAGTCGGCAGGCTCGGGGCGGACCTGGGCACCGGGGCATCCAAGGGAGAGCGCAGCGGCAGCGGAGGCACCCGCGCACGTCTTGAGGAACCCGGCCCACGGAGACGGAGGCCAACTCGAACGGGAGGCCAGGGCCTTCGGCTTCCTGGAGGCGGACTCGACGGGAGGGATCATCGGGGCGGGAGCGCGCTTCACGGGAGGGCTTTCTTTCTCGACAGGTGCAGGAGGGGGCAACGCTACCCCAGGGGACGACGCCAGGGGGGACGGGGGCACGGCAGGAGGCAGAGATGCAGCAGGGCCAGCATCCCGCACCGTGGGGGCCGCAAGGGGCGCGCTGGGCCTCTCCGCGTTCGCAACAGGGCGCAGGGCCACGTAGCCCGCCAGCGAGGCCACAACGAGCGCCAGGACGGCCACAGCGCCCGCCACGAGCCGCCCTGGGGGCTGCTTCGAGACAGGCGCCGGGGCATCCTCCTGGGGGATGTCGTTGTGGGGTGCCTCGGAGGCAAGCGGAAGCTGGGGCTTCGGGACATGAAGGGGCACCGTCCACGCTTCGCCCCCTTCCGACAGCAACGTCTCCAGTTCGCGCCGCATGACTTCGGCCGTGGGGGCGCGCTTCTCAGGCTGACGGTCGATGAAGTGCATCGCCGCCGCGCTCAGTGAGTCGGGCACGCGCGCGTTCAACGCATGCGGTGCGGGGGGAGGCCACTGGGCGCCCACCATGGTTCGTGGCGCTGCGCTCTCGGGCAGAGGGTTCGTCAGCACGTCATAGAGGCAGACGCCCAACGCGTACACGTCGTCCGTTGCCTTGAAGTCGTAGCGAGCGTCATGTTCGTCCCCATGCTCACGGAGAAACCGCGCCGCCTCGGGAGAGCGGTAGCGGCGAGTGCCGGGGGGCAAGGGCGTGTCCGTCAGCTCCGGCGCGAGCATGTAGTCCCCCGCGCTGAAGTCGAGGACGAAGGGCTCACCATCCGCCGCACGCACGAGGATGTTCCCCAGCTTCAAGTCCCGGTGAAAGACGCCGCGCGCATGGAGATGGGCCAAGGCTCCCGCGAGCTTGCCGAAGACCCGGACCACTTCATGCGCGGTGGGGTGCGTCTTCTCGACCCATTCCCCCAGCGTGTAGCCCTCGAC
This window contains:
- a CDS encoding serine/threonine protein kinase — translated: MSNPRDSRPAGSVVLFTNGDTSYEFFRDLGEGRVGERILLAQTRTPKGLGECVVLKCLPLPKAADATEKYQRTRARLEEEVRLAQYLRHPSIARVHGLFESEMGLCVAMENVEGLSLNTLLAVAQTRGRAFSEAFILYVGAEVAAALAYAHSRKDDAGFALGIVNRDVNPARIRLGPHGEVRLTDFGVALSRLSGRLATSLPRPQGEVLYSAPEVLLGEVVDARADLFSLGLTLLEFATGRHLYDPGHVRIDEVEARLSKEGRERALTATVAFEVTELSAFAEDAIWCAMAYGSEDVEHAAQGLSVPLRDILHSLVCRNPAERIGTAAEVELILRAQLARLGGYTREEALQEAQHALGEASEGLWEFELPSDEGGITPPVTEMWSHSSEPSTDSALPRGTRRPSSSTPDEVPTEPGAGPRRRTLTKQPTA
- a CDS encoding serine/threonine protein kinase; protein product: MLIGLSPAHLQPGQTVDGWRVVKPLGAGSFGAVYLVEKEGHRFAMKMAMHRASSGDVEQTDARLLREMVCLSQVSGHPNVVRVHAHGRWPHPSEGWLYVAVDYVEGYTLGEWVEKTHPTAHEVVRVFGKLAGALAHLHARGVFHRDLKLGNILVRAADGEPFVLDFSAGDYMLAPELTDTPLPPGTRRYRSPEAARFLREHGDEHDARYDFKATDDVYALGVCLYDVLTNPLPESAAPRTMVGAQWPPPAPHALNARVPDSLSAAAMHFIDRQPEKRAPTAEVMRRELETLLSEGGEAWTVPLHVPKPQLPLASEAPHNDIPQEDAPAPVSKQPPGRLVAGAVAVLALVVASLAGYVALRPVANAERPSAPLAAPTVRDAGPAASLPPAVPPSPLASSPGVALPPPAPVEKESPPVKRAPAPMIPPVESASRKPKALASRSSWPPSPWAGFLKTCAGASAAAALSLGCPGAQVRPEPADCPSEARDTMFNRSNKNGLRMRVGDRVMLTLDTRQPGAIGERGLYSDGPVSGVVQLSDYQGLPEGTLLSGYLWTGGEFLVGRYTEANLPDGRTVPVCIVLGKRGFIEKEEESRPGAAVVGRSLPAYLVERWP